CATGGGAACATCGTCCAGCACCTTGTAGTGGCCAGCGATGGCGACCAGTTCGGCGTGGAAGTCGCGGCAGAAGATGCGCGCGTCCGGGTTGCCCTGCGCGCCGGCCAGAGCGCGGCCACGCAGGGTACCGTAGATATGGATGCTGCCGTCGGCGATGACCTCCGCCCCGGCGCCCACCGTATTGAGTACGGTCAGGTCGCAGTTCTCCGCATACAGCTGCTGGCCCGAGCGCACCGCGGTGCGTTGCATGCGGCCAGGTGCCGGGCGTGCGGCCGGCGGGGCCGGTTCGGCGCGCACAGGGGGCGGTGGCGGCGGTGGCGGGCTGACCGCGGTCGGCTCGTACTGGGCACGGAACTTGGCGAGCAACGGCACGCCGAGCTGCTGCGACAGCAGGTCGATCTCGCTGGTGCCGTAGGCCAGTGCCACCGGCAGCACGCCGGCATCGCGCAGGCCATCCAGCAGCGCCTTGGCGGTGGCCATGTCCGGCACCTGCGACAGCCCACCGAAATCCAGGATCACCGCCGCACGCCCGAACAGCTTGGGCGCGCGGGTCACGCGCTCACGCATTTCCTGCACCAGCCGCGGCACGTCCAGGGTGCGCACCCGCAAGTTGGCAATGCCCACCTGGCCGATCTTCAGCTCGCCGGCCTGTTCAAAATCCACATTCACACTCGACACGCTTCAGGTCCCCGTCGATGGAGTGGCGGTGGCGGCGGCATGACGCGGTCGGCCCACCCACGGCAATTCTTCGGGCAACGTGCCGCCATAGGTCTCCTTGACCCAGGAATAGCTGCACATGTCCTTCATCAGCATGCTGGCGCGCACGTCCACGTCCGGCATCGTGTTCTGGCCTACTTCGCGGAAGCCGAAGCTGCCATGGAAGAGCAGCGCCGCATCGGCGCCATGGTCCAGGAACACTTCGCAGGCCAGCTGCGGGTAACGCAGCTCGGTGTAGCTCTGCACGTCGGCATAGAACGCCCGCCCGACGCCGCCGCCGCGACGGCGGCTGGCAACCACGATGCGGTCGATATAGAAGAATTCCGGATGACGGTCCCGGAACCAGGCGAAATTGCTGCTGTCATGGGCACTGCCGCTGCCGAACCCGACCAGGAAGCCGGCCAGGTTGCCGTCGCGCTCGGCGACGCGGAAATATTCGGCCTGGGCGTAGAACCGTTGCAGCCTGGTTGAATCCAGCGGCAGGATCGCCAGTCCGGCATTGTTGTTCAGGGCCAGGACGGAATCGAGCTCGTGCTCGCGCACGTCGCGGATGACGATCGACATTGGGACTCCGTGGGGTAACGCTCTCGACCCGAAATCGGATCTGCGTCGGATTATTACATGCGTGGCCTGAAGCGGCGACCCGGCGCGTGCGCGGCGGCCGGCCGCGCGTCCCGGCGATGGGTCGGCACGCGCGGCCGACGCATGCTGCCGCCACCGGCTGCGCCGCCGGGTCGATCGCTGGCCCGAAGGTGCCGGCAGGCGCATGCATGACTTCCGGCAAGAGGGCAGCGGCCGCGCTTGGGCCTAAGATGCGGACATGTTGGGATACCTCAGTCATACGCGCGTCCTGCGCTTCGCCGGCCTGTTCACCTGGGCGATGATCGCCATGCCGTTGGTGTTCATCTACTGGGCGCCCGCCGAGGACGGCGACCACCGCAGTGTGATGGAGGCGGCGATGATGTCGGCGTTCTTCGTCGGCTTCGGGGCCAGCTATTTCTGGTTGACCCGCGGCCTGAGCAGCGGCGGCCATGCCCACTGGTACGACCGGCTGATCCTGCTGCTGCTCACAGTCTGCGCGCTTGCGGTGAGCTACCTCACCCGGACCGGGCTCGGCAGCATCCTCATGATGGTGGCGGCCGGTGTGATCCCCTGGTTGTTGCCGCTGCGCGTTGGCGTGGTCTGGCTGGTGCTGAGCCAGTTGGCCGTGCTTCCGGTCTACCACCTGTTGCTGGGGTTTCCGGTCTCCGGCGCGCTGATGCAGTCGCTGCTCTACGGCGGCTTTTCGATGTTCATCTTCGTCACCAGCCTGGTGGCCCGCCAGCAGGCCGAGGCCCGCGAGGAACAGCGCCGGCTCAACGCCGAACTGCGCGCCACCCGTGCGCTGCTGGCCGAAAGCGCGCGCATCAACGAACGCACCCGCATCTCGCGCGAGCTGCACGACCTGCTGGGGCATCACCTGACCGCGCTCAGCCTCAACCTGGAAGTGGCCGGCCACATCACCGAAGGCCAGGCCCAGGAGCATGTGCGCCAGGCGCATACCCTGGCCAAGCTGCTGCTCACCGACGTGCGCGAGGCGGTCAGCCAGTTGCGCGACAGCGGCGCGATCGACCTGGAAGCGGCGCTGCGGCCGCTGGTCACCCAGGTGCCGTCGCTGGATATCCACCTGGACATCGCCCAGCCGCTGACCCTGGACGACCCCGAGCGCGCCCATGTGCTGCTGCGTTGCACCCAGGAGATCATCACCAACGCGGTGCGCCACGCCGGCGCGCGTAACCTGTGGATCCAGGTGCGGCGCGACGCCGAGACGGTGTTGATCGATGCCCGCGACGATGGCCATGGCGCCGATGCGGTGGCGCCCGGCAACGGCCTGCGCGGCATGCGTGAGCGGCTCAGCCAGTATGGTGGGCAGCTGGAAATCCAAACCCGGCGGGGTGACGGCTTCGGCCTGCGCATCTCCGTTCCAGGCGCGCCGGCACTGATGCCTGCGGCCGTGACTCAAGGAGTGTTCTGATGATCCGTGTGTGCCTGGTCGACGACCAAACCCTGGTGCGCCAGGGGATCCGCTCGCTGTTGGCGCTGGATAACGGCATCGAGGTGGTGGCCGAGGCCTCGGACGGCAAGCAGGCGGTGGAGCAGATTCCGCAGATCCAGCCCGACGTGGTGCTGATGGACATGCGCATGCCGGTGATGTCCGGCCTGGAAGCGCTGCAGATGCTTTCGCGCAACGGCACGCTGCCGCCGACCATCATCCTGACCACCTTCGACGACGACCAGTTGGTACTGGCCGGGCTCAAGGCCGGCGCCAAGGGCTACCTGCTCAAGGATGTCTCGCTGGAACAACTGGTCGGGGCCATCCGCACCGTGGCCGATGGCGGGTCGCTGGTGCAGCCGGCAGTGACCCAGCGCCTGCTCTCGGGCCTGGAACACATGCGCAACGAGTTCGTCAGCCTGGACCGGCCCGATCCGCTCACCGACCGCGAGACCGAAATCCTGCGATTGATGGCCAGCGGCTTTTCCAACAAGGAGATCGCCAATTCGCTGGGCGTGGCCGAGGGCACCATCAAGAATCATGTGTCCAACATCCTGTCCAAGCTGGGCGTGCGCGACCGTACCCGCGCGGTACTGAAGGCGTTCGAGCTGCAATTGGTCTGACCGCAGGATGTCCCGCCCGGCGCCGCGCGTTCGCGGGCGCGCAAGCCTGCGGCTTGCAGGCGGCGCCCGCTCACCCTGTCCAAGCTGGGCGTGCGCGACCGCATCCGCGCAGTGTTTTAAGGCGTCTGAGCCCCCGCTTGGGTGGGCGATCGGCCGACGCATCCGTTGGCGATCGCACGCAAGGGCCGTTCAACGAGTGCGGTGGCGCCGGCTTGCCTGCAGCTTGCAGCGTCTGCGGCCTCGCGACAGCCCGCATCGGTCCGATCAGGCGTCGCGTCCTGGCGGCATCACATGCAGGCAGCGTGGGATGTGCATGATGGCTGCGCGCAGCCGGCGCAAACCCTTGCAACGGCTGGGATTGCGCAGCTCCACCGCGACGTTGCACGCGCTGAATGACACCGCAAGACCGCGCTACCCGTCGCACAACTGAACATCTTTCCCGAAGCCTGCTAGGATGGTGGCTTCGCTTCACTCAACCCGGCCGTGGGATCGGCCCCGGAGACCTCCTGAATGACCCGTATTATCGAGTTCCTGATCGCCTTGGGGATCGTGGCTGGCCTGTTTGTCGTGGTGGGCTTGGTGTTGCCCTCGGAGCGGCAGATGTCCGAGAGTGTTGAGACCAACCGCAGAATGACGATTGTTTACGACACCGTGAACAGCTTCCGTCGTTTCAAGGATTGGAACCCGCTTGTGCTGCGTGACCCGAAGATCCAGCTGAAGCTGGCCGGCCCGGAAGAGGGCAAGGGTGCACGCGTCGAATACAGCTCCACCGAGGGCTACATCGGCAACGGCAGCTGGGAAATCAAAAACACCGTCAAGAACGAGCGTGTTGAGATCGCGGTCGAAGATCCCACCAAGGGCTACGACAAGGTCACCAATTTCACTCTGGCTCCGACCGGCAAGAACAACAAGAACGTCAAGATCACGCAGGACTACAGCGTCAAGTACGGCTGGAACCTGTTCGGTCGCTATGCCGGCCTGTATGTCAGCCGCCACGTGGGCGACGACCTAAAGCTGGGTCTGTCGCGTCTTGCCACCGCACTGGCCACCGTGCCGAACTTCGACTACCGCGCGCAGCTGGATGGCAAGCCGGTGTTGAGCGATCTCAAGATCGTCGATGTGCCGGCCGAAGACCTGCTGGTCGTCACCGCAGGCAACATCGACCGCGACAACGAGACGATCAAGAAGTCGATCAAGGACAACCAGGAGTGGATCAAGCGCGTGATGGACGCCAATGGTCTGGAACCTGCTGGTCCGGTCCGTATCGTCACCACCGACTTCGCCAGCGACAAGTACGCGTTCGACGTCGTGCAGCCGATTCGCAAGCGTGCCGGTGGCGCGCCGAAGGCCGATGCCAAGACCGACGCCGCCAAGGCCGATGCGAAGAAGGATGACGCTTCGGCTGGCGCACCAGTGGATGCGACTCCGGTCGCCGCCGCCGGCGAAGAGCTGAAGCTCAACATCCCGTCCGAGGCACCGGTGAAGTACCAGCGCACTCCGGCGCACCGTTCGGCGTTTGCGACCTATGCAGGTCACATGGCCGGCCTGGATGCCGTGCGTAACTCGCTGCGCGCCTGGGCTGCCACCAGCGGCATGGATGTGAGCGAGCGTCCTTACGAAGCCTGGAAGGGTGGCGTGGACAAGTCGTTCACCCAGGACGGTACCTACGATGTCTACTGGGCCATCAAGTAATCGTCTCACCGCGATGACCTGATCCAGACCAAAGCGCGCCGCAGTCCTGCGGCGCGCTTTTTTTGCGCCACGGCGCTGCCAGGGAAGTTGCCTGCATGTCCTTGCTCGACCGTCGTAAGAAACACCCCTCGTTGCTGGCGCTCTGCGGCGGCCTGCTGGCCGCCATGGCCGTCGGGTTGTCTGCTTACGCCTCGCACGGCGTGGCCGATGCGCTGGTGCAGTCGCGGCTGCAGTTGGCGTCGCTGTATGCGTTCGGCCATGGTGCGGTACTGACCGTGCTGGGCGCTACTGAAACGCGCGCCCTCGGTCGGGTTGGCTTGTACCTGTTGCTGCTCGGCACGCTGCTGTTTGCCGGCAGCCTGGTCGGCGGCGCGTTGCTGCACTGGCCGACCAGCCTGGCACCGGTGGGCGGCGTCAGCCTGATGCTGGGCTGGGTGGTGCTGGCCGTCGGCGCGTTGAGGCGCTGAGATGCCGCGCCATGCTCGCGGGTTCGATGTAGAGGCCGCCTTTGCGCATCTGGCCCGACGCGATCGCGCGCTGGGTGCGTGGATGAAGCGTATCGGCCCCATCGCGCCGCAGCCGGGCTGGCACAAACCGTTCGACCCGGTGGATGCGTTGGCGCGCGCGATCCTGTTCCAGCAGCTCAGTGGCAAGGCCGCGTCCACCATCGTGGCACGGGTGGAGATGGCAATCGGCGCGAGCCGGTTGCATGCCGACACGCTTGCGCGCGTGAACGATGCCGCGCTGCGCGCCTGCGGTGTGTCCGGCAATAAGGCATTGGCGCTACGCGATCTGGCGCAGCGCGAACTGGCCGGTGAGATTCCTTCGCTGCGCAGATTGGCCTTCATGCCTGACCAAGCCATTGTCGAAGCGCTGGTACCGGTCCGCGGCATCGGTCGCTGGACGGTGGAGATGATGCTGATGTTCCGCCTGGGCCGCCCGGACCTGCTGCCCATCGACGACCTGGGCGTGCGCAAGGGTGCCCAGCGCGTGGACAAGCACGAACAGATGCTCGCCCCCAAGGCATTGGCCGAACGCGGCGAACGCTGGGGCCCGTACCGCACCTACGCCGCGTTCTACCTGTGGAAGATCGCCGACTTCAGCGTGGGCGCCAAGGTGCCGACACCGCGTTCGCAGGAATGATCAAACGCGGAGCGCGACGCGACCACAGCGCGCGTCAAGCCGCATGCCAGCGCCAATGCCACGGCTCGTAGACGATACCGTGCGGGTTGTCGCGGGGGTAGCTCAGGCGATAGCCGAAATGCGGCGCATGGTGGCTTAGCCAGGCAAACGCAGCGGTGGACTCGAACGATTCTCCGGCCGGCGGTTCGCCCGGGGTGCCGAGATCCAGCGCGTTTCCGCTGTGGTGCTCACTGAAACCGGGGGCGGCGTTGACTGCCAGGATCTGTTCCAGGGTGAGCCCGCGCCCGAACTTGCGTTCGAAAATGCCCAACTGGTAATCGTGGCTGCGATAGCCGGAGATGGCATCCAGCACGATGTCCGCGCGCAGCGCTGCCGCACGCATCAGGCGCCATGCACGCGCTGCGCCGGCGCTGAGCCATAGTGGCCGGCCGAAGCGATCGCGCCCTGAAAAGTGCAAGGTCGCCGGCTCGGCAATCAGCTGCAGGCCGGTCCGTTGCACATAGCCGTCTGCATCCAGCCCGAGTTGGCTCAGGCGGCGCTGCAGGTCGTCGACCATGAGCGTCATGCCGTGCGGCTGTTGCGTGCGGGCAGCGGCGACCTGTAGCCGGTCCAGCGCCTCGTCCAGCCCGGGCTCGCGTGCCAGCCGCGGCATCAGTGGCATGAGGCCCTGCGCCAGCTGCGCGGCCAGATAACGCCCGTCGCGCTTGCGCCGCAGCAGCCAGTCGGCCTGCGCCAGCACGCGGGCGTCGGCGTTGCTACGCGCGTGCAGCAACGCGGCAGGCAGCAGTTCGATGGCGGTGGTGTTGAGTAGCAGGGTCAGGGCAGGGCGCATCGCGACAGAGTAGGGCGAACGGTCCTGCGCGGCCAGACGTCGCAGATCCGGCGGGCTCGCCCGGTCGTGGGCGGGGGGGGCGCATCACGCGGGGGGGGGGGGGGGGNACGGCGGCCGGCGAGCCGGTAGCCAGGGCCATGGGCAGGGTTACCGCTCCCGCACGCCGATGGAGTGGCAAGCGCTCACGCATCCCGTTCCGGCTCGTCGCGCGGCTTCGGTAGCCGCCCGGCCTTGCGCAGCGCGTCGCGCAGCACGTATTCGATCTGCGCGTTGAGACTGCGCAGTTCGTCGTCGGCCCAGCGTTGCGCGGCCGCCAGGACATCGGCGTTGATGCGCAGCGGATAGGCCTTCTTTTCGCTCATTCGCCGTTCCTGCGACTGCCGTGGCGGCGCAGGTGCATGACCATCGACACGATCAGCGTATTGACGCCGATGATCATGCCGATCACCACCGCATAGATGCCGGCGCGGTTGTCGCCCACCCAATACAGGCACGCAGCGCCGACCAGGATCACCAGGCTGATCAACGCCCAGCGCAGGCCCAGACCGCGCGCGCGGTCATCGTCGTCCGCCCCGATCGAGGCGGCGATCGCCAACGCGGGCAGCCCCGAAAGCGCGACCACCAGCGGCACCATCACATTCATTGCATCACCTCAGTACAGCGAGCCGGCGTTGACCACCGGTTGGGTCCCGCGATCAGCACACAACACGGTGAGCAGGTTGCTGACCATATGCGCCTTGCGCTCTTCGTCCAGCTGCACCACGCCGTTCTTCTGCAGCTCGGCCAGCGCCATTTCGACCATGCCCACCGCGCCCGCCACGATGCGTGTGCGCGCGGCAATCACCGCGTTGGCCTGCTGGCGCTGCAGCATGGCCTGGGCGATTTCCGGCGCATAGGCCAGATGGCTGATGCGTGCTTCGATCACGTCCACCCCGGCCTGGGTGAGCCGTTCGTCCAGGTGCCGCTTGAGCTGTTCGCTGATTTCAGCCGGGTGGCTGCGCAGCGAAATCTGGCCTTCTTCGTGCTGGTCGTAAGGGTAGCTGGTGGCCATTGCGCGTAATGCCGCTTCCGATTGGATATGCACGAAGCTTTCGTAATCGTCCACGTTGTACACGGCCTCGGAGGCATCCAGTACCTGCCACACGATCACCGCGGCGATCTCGATCGGGCTGCCGTCCAGTTCATTGACCTTGAGCCGCCCGCTTTCGAAATTGCGCACGCGCTGGCTAACCCGGCGCTTGGAGTAGAAGGGGCTGTTCCAGCGCATCCCCTGGTCCTTGACCGTGCCGACGTATTTGCCGAACAGGCTCAGGACAGCTGCCTGGTTCGGCTCCAGCGTGTACAGGCCGACCAGGACGAACACATTACCGGCAGCCACCAGGATGGCCGGCAGCATGGACAGGACCGGCAGGTAGCCCATGCCTGCAGCGATCAGCACGGTGGCAGCCAACAGCAGGACGACGACACTCGCAGCGATCACTGGAATGCCGGGCAAAGAACCGAGCGACTTTTCTTTCATGGCTGGGGCGTCCTTGTGATTTGGAAAAAAGATATCAAATTGATATCAAGTATGGGCGGATTTCCGACCGGCGGTCGTGGCATCGGCCCGCTAAAATGGCTGCCCCCTTCGATCTGGATGACGCCTCATGACCACCCTCGGCACTCCGCTGTCGCCTTCCGCCACCCGCGTTTTGCTGCTGGGCTCGGGCGAACTGGGCAAGGAAGTGGCAATCGAGCTGCAGCGCTTCGGCGTGGAGGTGATCGCGGCGGACCGCTACGCGAATGCGCCGGCGATGCAGGTGGCGCATCGCTCGCACGTGCTGGACATGCTCGACCCCGCCGCGCTGCGCGCGCTGATCGCCAGCGAGCGGCCGCACCTGATCGTGCCGGAGATCGAGGCCATCCACACCGAAACCCTGGTGGCGCTGGAACGCGAGCAGGGCCAGAAGGTGATCCCCACCGCGCGCGCCGCACGCCTGACCATGGACCGCGAAGGCATCCGCCGGCTGGCTGCCGAAACGCTGGGCCTGCCGACTTCGCCATACCGCTTCGTCGACACCGCCGCGCAATACCGCGAGGCGATCGCCGCCGTTGGCCTGCCCTGCGTGGTCAAGCCGGTGATGTCCTCCTCCGGCAAGGGTCAGAGCACGCTGCGCAGCGAGGCCGATATCGATGCCGCGTGGGAGTACGCGCAGACCGGTGGGCGTGCCGGTGCCGGCCGCTGCATCGTCGAAGGCTTCATCGATTTCGATTACGAAATCACCTTGCTTACCGTGCGGCATGCCGGCGGCACCTCGTACTGCGACCCCATCGGCCACTGGCAGCAGGACGGCGATTACCGCGAAAGCTGGCAGCCGCAGCCGATGTCGGAAGCCGCATTGCGTCGCTCGCAGCAGATCGCAAAAGCCATCACCGACGACCTCGGCGGCTGGGGCCTGTTTGGCGTGGAGCTGTTCGTCAAGGGCGACGAGGTATGGTTCAGCGAAGTGTCGCCGCGCCCGCACGACACCGGTCTGGTCACGCTGGTTTCGCAGGACCTGAGCGAATTCGCGTTGCATGCCCGCGCCATTCTCGGCTTGCCGGTGGGCGCAGAAGACGGCGGTGTGATCGGTCAGAGTGGCCCCTCCGCATCGTGCGCGTTACTGGCGCACGGCAATGGCGTGCCGGTGTTCGACGCCGTGGCCGACGCGCTGCGCGACCCGGATACCGCGCTGCGCCTGTTCGGCAAACCACGCGTGAATGGCCACCGCCGTGTCGGCGTCACTCTTGCACGCGCGGAGAGCATCGATGCTGCACGCGAGAAAGCGCGTGTTGCGGCTGCGGCGCTGACGATCCAGCTGCAGGGCTGATCGCCGCACGTTCCGAGAAGTGCAGCGCACCGCTGCACTTCTGCAAGCCGCCAAATGCCGCAGGCTTTGATTCGTCACCATGACCGGCATCGTTGGCCCATGCACACCGCATGAGCTTCGTCTGCACCCTCATCCGCCCCTTCGGGGCACCTTCTCCCCCATAAAGGAGGACAATGTCCCGGCGGGGGAAGCAAACACGCGAGTGCCGCTCGACTCAGATCACTGGTAGTGAAGCGACATGATCTGTTCACTGCCCGCAACGCTGCGCCTCCAAGCGCGACTCACCGCACGTGCCTGCGTCGGCCTACCAGGCAAGCGCGCCGCAGATGGACCAGGAACTCGCCCTTCCGAATCCCAAATCCCCACTCCCCACTCCCGGCTACCAAACAACATCCACCCACACCGCATGATGGTCGCTGCCATCGGCAATCGCCGCCTCCGGGGCGCTGCTGGCTGGCCAGAAAATGCCGCTTCCAGCCAGGGTGAACTGGCGCGACGGCAGCACGTAATCCAGACGCATGGTGCCGGCCTGCGGGCCGAAGTCGCCGGTGACCTGGTGCGGGTCGCCGACATGCGCGATGCCTTGCGCGGCATATTCGGCGGTCTTTTCCGGGCCGCCGGCGCTGCGTGGTGTGGGGTACTGGAGAACGCGCGGGTGATCGATCAGCGCACGGATCGCTTCATGGCGGCCGGCGCCATCGATCGGGTCGTTGTTCAGATCGCCCAGAATGACGAAGCGCGCATCGGCGGGCAGGCCGCCACAGGCGCCTTTGTCGTCGCATAGCCAGCGCCGGCTGTCGGCTGCGTTGTCCAGGTACGCACGCCACAGCGCGAGCTCATCGTGGTTACGTGCGGCGTTGCGTTTTTCCGCGCCATCGAACACCGGTGGGGTGGGGTGCGATACCAGTGCGTGCACCACGCCCAGCGGCGTGCGCACCGGCACGTCCCAGTGCGATTTGGACGACAGCCGCAGCTGCGCCCAGACCGCGTCGCGATAAAACGAGGCCCGCGTGGTCGGATCGATCGGCCGCAGTGCGCCCGGCAGCGTGCTCCACTTCAGCAGCTGGAAACTGCGCACGGCCTGTGCATCGATCGGATACCGCGACAGGACCAGCATGCCGTACTGGCCTGGATGCAGGCCGAAGCCCCAGGCATCGTTGCCGCGGTTGCGGCCATTGCCGCCGACACTGCCGCTGTTGTCCAGATCCAGACCGCTCGGAACGCCAGTGTTGACCGGCGCCAGATACCGATACGGATAACGCAGCGGCTCGCCGCCGCCCGGCTGTGCCACCTGCAGGTAGCGCTGCTGGAACAGATCGGCGGCGCGGTGGTCCGGATCGAAATCGAATTCGTTGAGCAGCACCAGATCCGGGCGCACGCGCTGCAGCACTGCGGCGATCTTGCGCGCATGTGCGCTGTCGCCCTGCAGGTCGGCAATCAAGCCGCCCGCTTCGTCGGAATACAGCGAGGTGTTGTAGGTGGCGATGCGCAGTGGCGCCGCAACCGGCTTGGCAGGCGAGGGGTCGGATGCGGTGGTGGTGGATGGCATGCGATGGGTGCAGGCGGCGCACAGCGCGGTGAGCGCGAGCAGCAGGAGAGATTTGATCATCGCGGAATTCTCGCATGGCCGATGCGACAGGCCGATGTCGCCGTTTGGCAGCTCACGGGGCTGGCGCGCCGGCGGGCAGTCCACGCCAGTGGCGGCCATCGTAGGCCTCCAGCGCATTGAAGCGGCGCTTGTAGTTCATCTTGGCGTGGCCATCGATCCAGTAGCCCAGATAGACATGCGCGCGTCGCTCGCGCTGTGCCCACTGGATCTGCTGCAGGATCGCGAACGTCCCCAGGCTGCGTGCAGCCGCCTCGGGCGCGTAGAACGTGTACACCGCCGACAATGCATGCTCGGTGACATCGGTGACCGCCACGGCGAGCAAGTCCCCCGGGCCGTGCGCGACGGGCGCCTGGCGGATTTCCAGAAAGCGCCCGTGCGACCAGCCGCCGATCAGGAACTGGTCGAACTCGGTAGCGCCATGCTCGTCCATGCCGCCGCCGGAATGCCGGTGCTTGAGATAGCGACGGTACAGCGCAAGTTGCTCGTCGGTACGTTCGGCGGCGACCACACGCACCACCAGGTCCTGGTTGCGCGCCAGGCAACGGCGTTGGCTGCGATCGGGATGGAACGCGTCCACCGCGATGCGCACCGGCACGCAGGCGCGGCAGCGTTCGCAATGCGGGCGGTAGACCAGATCGCCGGAGCGGCGGAATCCCCATGCCAGGGCCTGCGGGTAGATCGTTCCCAGGCGCGGATCGTGTGGGTCCAGCACAAGGTCGCGCGCCTGGCGGTCCGACCAGTAGCCACAGGGATGCTCGCCGGTCTGGAACAGGCGCAGGTCGTCGTGGGTGTCGGCGTGGATGGCCATGCGCTCAGGATAGCGCCTGCGCGTCGCAACAGCGGCGACTGTCCGCCGGATGAATACGGCCCGTGCGCGCGTCAACGCATGCGCCGGCGGTTCGTTGATGTGGATGTTGGTGGCAGCGCACGGTGGATCCGGATGCGCCACCCACGCGATGCGGCCCATGCAGGTGCCGCGTGTGGTTCCCACAGATCAGGAGTTTCTCATGACGTCCCGCAAACCCTTTCTTGCCCTGGCCATGCTGGCCGCGCTGTCCGTCGGCGCAGTCGCCGCCGCCACCCCGCCGGCATCCGGCGATGCGCCGCGTCCTGCCAAGCTCGACACCAACGGCGATGGCGTGATCGACCGCAGCGAAGCGGCCGCCAACCCGGAGCTGGCCGCGCAGTTCGATACGCTGGACACCAACAAGGACGGCAAGCTCTCGCGCGATGAGCGTCCGCGCCATCGTGGCCCGGGGCACGATGGTCGCGGGCAGTGGCTGGCCAAGTTCGACACCAACAAGGATGGGCGCATCAGCCGCGAGGAGGCCAAGGCCGACCCGAAATTCGCTGCACGCTTCGACCAGATGGACGTCAACAAGGATGGCTTTATTGATCGTGCCGACCGTGAGCTGCGCATGCAGCAGCATCGCGATGCGTGGTTTGCCAAGGCCGATACCGACAAGGACGGCAAGCTGAGCAAGGCCGAGTTCGATGCGGCGTCAAAGATGCGCGGCGAGCACGGCCCGCGTGGTCCGGGCGAGCCCGGCGACCATGGCAAGCATCCGATGCCGCCCAGGCCGGCTGCCGGCAACTGATCGAGGGGCGCGCATGCCCCGTCCCAGGGACACGGCGAGGGCATGCACTCGCCGTGTACTACGTTCAATGCAATGCTAGTGGTAGTCAGCAACACGTAACAAGGCGCCGATCGACCCACGGCCTCCTGCGCAAGCAGGGGGCCGTTTTTGTTGCTCGCAAGGGGCTGTCATTGATGGTGCAGCAGTGACGTCACGCCGGCCTTGAAGCATTCCCAGGTGCATGGAGTGACGCACGATGGGCAACATGACCGCTGCCACGCTTGCCAGCACTGCGCCCGGACTGGACATGCAGCGGTACAACAGCGGTGCCTGCGTGGCGCCGCGTCTGCGCGCATCGCGTTCCAGCATAGGGCGCATGACGCGCGGTAGCACCCGGATGGACTGGTGGCCGAGCACCGCCATACCGGCGCAGAGCATCAGCAGCGATGCCCACGCGCCGGCATCCAGCTGTTTCAGCAGGAGCGTGCTGCCGACCACCAGCACCGAGGTCAGTGTGGTGATGTGCATGACGCGACGAACCGAGGCTGCCTCAGCGGCGTTCTGCGTAAAGCGCAACAGATACCAGCAGGACCAGTACGTGCCGAATCCGGCAACCAGCACGGCACCGGCGGCGAACAGCGCCGGCATGTCGAGCCAGAGGCTGAGCGCGCCAGCGGCCCCACCTCCGCCGAGCGCCGAGCCGGTCAATCCACCGGCACCCAACCTGCCTGCGCCAGCGAGGCCGCCGAGCACGATCGCCGCGCTTGCGGTGCCCGGAGCCGCAAGCATCGTCACCGAGGTCACCGCCGTGGCAGACGCAACGCTGGGCGCACTGCTGCGCA
The window above is part of the Xanthomonas cassavae CFBP 4642 genome. Proteins encoded here:
- a CDS encoding EF-hand domain-containing protein, which encodes MTSRKPFLALAMLAALSVGAVAAATPPASGDAPRPAKLDTNGDGVIDRSEAAANPELAAQFDTLDTNKDGKLSRDERPRHRGPGHDGRGQWLAKFDTNKDGRISREEAKADPKFAARFDQMDVNKDGFIDRADRELRMQQHRDAWFAKADTDKDGKLSKAEFDAASKMRGEHGPRGPGEPGDHGKHPMPPRPAAGN